The window TCTCTCTCCGTATTCCATGTTGGGAAAGAAGTTTGGCAATGAGTCCCTCAACTTGTGAGATTAAGATAAGCCTTTCATCTCCAGTCGCTTTATAGGAGGGTAGAATAGCGATGTCAATATCGCTTTCCGCCCTTAACCTTCCGGCCACCGAAGAACCATAAAGATAGATGGCCACCCGCCCCTCCTGCAAAGAACCACTCGGTTTTCTCAACTGTTTTAGAACGGACGGAATCTTCGGCATACTTATTGGTGCTTATGGATTCATCTCTCAATGATTTCAGAAGTATCCTCTATTCCTTTGCAAGTCAACGGAAAAGGGGGCAGGGTGTATGTTTGAAGATAAATCGCCACCAAGCCTACTATGAAGGAATACAAGAGTTGCAGGGGAGGATTATTCGATGAGGATCGTCTCTTCCCTTATCCTGGGGGGGGTCTCATACCTTTAAGACGGAGCCTTAGAAGGAGGACCTTCACTTTCAGTCTGCCACTCCTTCCGTTGCGATAGCCGGGCGGCCATCACAATTGCCCGGATCAGACCCGAAGGATCCGCCACCCCTTTGCCGGCGATGTCATAGGCCGTTCCATGAGGAACGGAGGTGCGTACAAAAGGTAGGCCAAGGGTGAGGTGAACGAGATCTTTGAATCCGTCCATCTTCACCGGGATGAGTCCCTGGTCATGATACATGGCGATTACCACCTCGAAGGCCTGGGAATCGGGTCGCCCGAAGAAGGAGTCCGAGGGGAAGGGGCCCTCGATCTGGAATCCGAAGGCTTTGGCCTCTACGATGGCAGGCAGGATCTCCCGCTCCTCCTCCTCCCCCAAAACCCCCTCTTCCCCCGCATGGGGATTCAATCCGAGGACTGCCATCCGGGGCCGCTCGATGCCAAAATATCTCTCTATCCCTTCGTGGGCAAGTTGGAAGATCGAACGAAGTCGATCCCGGGTGATCCTCTTCGGCACCTCTCGAAGGGGAAGATGGGTGGTGACCAGGACCACCCTCCACTTGGGGCCGATGAACATCATCGCCACCTCGGAGACGCCGGCCAGATGGGCCAGAAGCTCGGTATGGCCAGGGATGGGATATCCTGCTTTCTGAAGGGCGTGTTTGTTGATCGGACAGGTCGTTAGGGCATCTAACCTCCCCTCCCTCAATTGCCTGACCGCCTCTTCCACAAATCTCACCATCGCCTCGCCGCAACTCGGATCGGGCTGGCCATAAGTGAGTGAGTCGGCCTTCAATCGACTCGAGGGAAGCAGAACGACCTTCCCCGGTTCATACCCCTCTTCCGGGATGCTCCCCACCGACTGGATCGAAATCTCAAGCCCCATGTGCCTCGCCTCTTTGGAAAGGACGCCTTCGTCTCCGAAGACGATCGGCCGGCAGACCTGAAAGATCTCGGCCGAGGTCAAGGCTTTGAGAAGGATCTCGGGTCCGATGCCTGTGGGATCGCCCAGGGTGATGCCGATTTTGGGAAGGGGGGATGGGTTGATCTTTCTCTCCGACCTGTTAGAGTTTAATGTCGATCGTCGCCTTCTCCTTGAGGCGGGCGAGAAATTGCTGGAGTCCCCTCTCGAACTCCTTTTCCAAATAGTCCTGCCGGACCTTCTCCCTCACCTCTTCGAAAGGAAGGGGGGCTGCTTCTTTCCGATCGAGAAGTTTTAGAATGTGGAAACCGTATTCGGTTCGCACAATCCCGCTCACCTCTCCCACTTTCAGCCGGAGGGCTTCCCGTTCGAGGGCTGGAAGGAGTTCTCCCTGTTTGAAGACGCCAAGATCGCCTCGGTCTTTGGCCGAAAGATCTTCCGAGTAGAGCAGGGCCATCTCCCCGAAGTCCTCTCCGGCCTTGACCCTCGCCAGGACCTTTTCGCATTTGGAACGGATCTCGCGGATCTCCGAGGGGGTCGCCTCTTTCGGAACCTTGAACAGGATGTGGGCAGGTCGATAGGAGGCCTCTGTTCCGTAGCGGTCCAAATGTTTTCGATAGAATTCTTTGAGTTCCTTCTCGGGCACGTTGGGCTCCACCTTGACCGCCCACTGAACCACTTTGGTCCGCACCAGTTTCTTTTCGACCTCCTTCTTAAAGCCTTCCATCGTCCAGCCATCCCGGGCGAGGGTGAGCTCCAGATCCTCCTGGGTCGCATTATTTTTCCGTTTGATCTCCTCGATCGCCTGTTCGATCTCTTTCGGATTCACTTTGACCCCAAGCCTCCTGGCCTCCTGATCGATCAGCCTCTCCTCGATCAAACGTTCCAAGGCCATCCGGGCGAGCTCATGGTTTCGTTGCCGTTTCTCCAGCCGATCCCCTCCTTCGGCCTCCGGTTTCAGATGCACGATCATCCTTTCCACTTCGGAGAGGGTGATGATCTCTTGATTGACGACAGCGACGATCCGGTCCACCACGGCCTGCCCGGTCGGCAAAAAGGCCCCCAGAAGGAAAAGGATGGGGAACCCAAGCGCCATCGCCTGCTTCAGGACCTTAACCACTTTTTGTTGACCTTCACCTTGGCCTTGCTCCGCAGTTCTTTTAACCACCGCTGATATGCCTCCTCCCCTCTTTCTCGTTCGAGCTTTTCCTGGATGCTCCTCTTGGCCTCCTCAAAAGGAATCTCTCGGGGTTCCAACTTCTCTTCCACTTTGAAGAGGTGATAACCGTAGGGGCTTTTGATCACCTCGCTGATGGCCCCCACCTCCATGGAGAAGACGATGTCAAATTCGGCTGGCATCTCGCCTTCGCTGAAGTATCCTAAATCCCCGCCCTTGACCCGTTCTGGCCCGATCGATTTCTCCCGGGCCAGTTTCTCAAAGCTCTCTCCCTTTTTCAACCGCTTTTGGAGGAGGATCGCCTCGTTTCCATCGGCCACCACGATCTGACGGACCCTCACCCTCCGAGGGATCCGGAATAAGGAGCGATGGGTGTCGTAGAACTCCCTTACCGCCTTCTCATCGATCTTCCCGTGGTATTGGCGCATGTTTCGGGCCATCTTCTCTGCCAGCAACTTCTCCTCCAGCCGTCCCTTCCACTCTTCGAGGCTCATGCCTCGAAGTCCCAGGGCTTCGCCCAATCCTTCGCCTGGGTAGTCCTTTTGGATGTCAAGAAGGGCTTGGTTCAATTCCTCGGCGGTGACTCGGATCCCCGCTCGTCTGGCCTCCTTGGATAGAATCTTTTGGTCGATCAACTGGTCGAGGAGAGCCCTTTGGAGCTCTTTCCAATCCCGCCTGTTCCCTTCCGGTTTGAGGTCGATCACCAGGCTCTTGAGGGCTCGATTGAACTCTTCGACGCTGATCGTCTCGCCGTCGATCTGGGCCAGGAGATGGTCCGGAAGCCCCCTCTCCCACACGCCGCATCCCCACAGCAGGCAGAAGGTCCAAATGCCGAGATAGGACAACCCCCTCCTCATCGCTTTTCTTCCTTGGCCCTCTCTCCCCTTTTCTCCTCTTCAGCCCACAATTTCTCGTTGATCAGGATCTTGGCCCTTGCCTTCGCCTCTCGAACATATTCGAGGTAGGCCTCCTGCCTTTTCTTGGCCTGCAAGAAGAGCCGGATCTTCTCCTTCACCTGTTCGAAGGGCCTGAGGTGCGTCCCCCGCACCTCCTCGAGCTGGATCAAGTGGTAGCCGTAGGGGGTCCTGACCACCTCGCTGATATCCCCCTTGTTCCGAAGCGAAAAGGCGGCCTCCTCGAATTGGGCGAAGGAAGGCGCCAGCTGTCCCCTCCGGATGAAACCGAGATTTCCTCCGTCCTCCCTGCTCCGATCGATATTATAAGTGGAGGCGAGCTTCTCGAAGCTTTCCCCTCGGGAGAGCCGGGTCAGCACTTCCTTGAGGACCGGCTCGGAGTTGACGACGATATGGCGGATCTTGATCTCGAGGGGTTCGGTAAAGAGCGCCTTGTTCTCCCTGTAGTATCTCTGGACCTCTTCTTCCGTGACCTCCCCCCTCCCTTTCAGGACCTCCTCGATCAGCCCGTCGATCATCATCGCCCTTCGGAAATCCTCCACCTTGGCCAAGATCTCCTCTTTCTTGTCAAACCCCCGTCTCTTCGCCTCCTGAAAGAGGACCTCCCGGGTGATGACATAATTTTCGAGGAAGTCCCTCATCCCTTTCTCGTCGAGGAGCCTCATCTTCCCCTCGAGGGGTTGCCTCTCTGAGAGCTGGTGAAACTCCTCGATGGTTATCGATCGGCCGTTGATCCGCACAAGCTCCCTCCTGCCCAAGGTCTCCTCCCCGTTCTTTTTGCACTGTGTAAGGCCGATCAGGACCAGAAGCCCGAGGATGAAAAGGTTTCGCTTCATCGACCCTCCCTTCAGATGACGAGGAGATGCTCCGACGGATGGATGGGAAATGATCCCACAGGAACTTCTCGTTTTAACGCAAATTTTCTTCAGCGGAGTGCACCCTAAAAAGGCAGGTCTGTTTCACATACCCTTTGGGAGGAGACTTCCTTCCCGAACCGATCCTTCGTTCTGGCGAAACTTTACCATAATCAAACCAGCCGTTGCAAGAGCCTTTTGGCGGCCTCAAAGGGGTTCGGATGGAGCGCCGACCAACCCTCCACCACCAACCGGCCATCGGGGGTGAGGCGAACCTTCCGGTTTCCCTCTTTTACCATCTCGATGACCTTCTGAGGAGAGACCGTCGTACTCGGGTCGAAGGCGAGCACCATCCGAGAAGGGGTCTCTTCGAACTTCCGGATGGAAAGCCGGGTCAGGAGGATCTTCACCTTGATCACATCGATCAGGTGAAGAGTCTCCTCCGGAATGGGTCCGTATCGGTCCAGAAGCTCATCCCGGATCGCCTCCACCGCCTCTTCCGTTCGACAGTGGGAGAGCCTCCGGTAGAAACGGAGTCGCTCCTCGGGATCGGCCACGTATCGCTCGGGGATGAAAGCGGGGAGATGAAACTGGATCTCCGGGGTGATCTCCTCGACCACCTCTTCCCCTCTTAACTCTTTGACGGCCCTCTCCATGAGCTGGGTATAGTATTCAAGCCCGACCGCGGAGATGTGGCCGGATTGGGCCCGACCGAGGAGATTTCCCGCCCCCCTGATCTCCAGATCGTGAAGGGCCAGTTTGAATCCCGATCCCAAATCGCTCAGTTCCTGTAACGCCTGAAACCTCCGGGCCGCATCCCTCGAGAGGGCCAGGTCAGAGGGGATGAGGAGATAGGCATAGGCCTGGTGCCTGCCTCTTCCGACCCTCCCCCGGAGCTGATAGAGATCGGCCAGCCCGAACTGTTCCGCGTGGTTGATCAGGATGGTATTGGCCGCCGGGATGTCCAAGCCCGATTCGATGATGCTCGTGCAGACGAGGAGATTATGTTCCCCCCTGACGAACCGGAGCATCACCTTCTCCAGCTCCCGTTCCCTCATCTGTCCGTGGGCCACGGCCAGCCTCGCCTCCGGGACGAGCGCCTTCAGATGAGCGGCCATCGAGTAGATGTTCTGGACCCGGTGGTGGACGAAGAAGACCTGGCCTCCCCGATCGAACTCTCTAAGGATCGCCTCCCGGATGACCTCGTCGTCATAGCGGACCACGAAGGTCCGGATCGAGAGGCGATTCTCCGGAGGGGTCTGGATGAGGCTGAGGTCCCGGATGCCTGAGATCGCCATCTGGAGGGTCCTCGGGATCGGGGTGGCGGTCAGGGTGATCACGTCGACGGTCTTTCTCATCTGCTTCAGCCGCTCTTTGTGGTCGACCCCGAAGCGGTGCTCCTCGTCGATCACCACCAGCCCCAAGTCCTGAAAGGCGACATCCTTCTGAAGGAGTCTATGGGTGCCGATGATGATATCGATCTTGCCTTCTCCGAGGCGTTTGAGGATCTCCTTCTGCTCCCCCGGGCTCTTGAATCGGCTGAGCATCTCGATGACGACCGGCACATTTCTAAACCGGCTCGAGAAGGTCTGGTAATGCTGCTGGGCGAGGACCGTCGTGGGGACCAAAAAGGCGACCTGTTTGCCATCCATCACCGCTCGATAGGCGGCCCGCAAGGCCACCTCGGTCTTTCCAAATCCCACATCGCCGCAGATCAACCGGTCCATGGGCTTGGGCCGGCCCATGTCGGCCATCACCTCCTCGATCGCCTTGAGCTGATCGGGCGTCTCTTCGTATTCGAAGGTCGCCTCGAACTCCTTGTAAGAGGCATCGACCGGGCTGAAAGCCGTCCCGGTGAAGGCCTCTCGGGCGGCGTAGAGGTCGAGGAGCTCCTTGACCATCTCCGTGACCGCCTCTTTCGCCCTCTTCTTTGCCCTCTGCCAGCTCCTCCCTCCCAGTTTGTCGAGCCGGGGGCGGCTTCCATCCCCTCCGATGTAACGCTGAATCAGATTGAGCCGGTCCACGGGCACATAGACCTTATCCGCATCCTGGTATTCGAGGAGGAGGTAGTCGTTCGAGGACAGCCCGATCTTCAGGTGCTTCAGCCCACGGTAGATCCCGATGCCGTAATCGGTGTGGACGACAAAGTCATTCTCCCGGAGCTCGGAGAAGGAGGAGAGAGCCCCGACCTCCCCCTTGAGGAACCTCCTCCCCCCTCGCTCC of the Thermodesulfobacteriota bacterium genome contains:
- the pdxA gene encoding 4-hydroxythreonine-4-phosphate dehydrogenase PdxA, which translates into the protein MTLGDPTGIGPEILLKALTSAEIFQVCRPIVFGDEGVLSKEARHMGLEISIQSVGSIPEEGYEPGKVVLLPSSRLKADSLTYGQPDPSCGEAMVRFVEEAVRQLREGRLDALTTCPINKHALQKAGYPIPGHTELLAHLAGVSEVAMMFIGPKWRVVLVTTHLPLREVPKRITRDRLRSIFQLAHEGIERYFGIERPRMAVLGLNPHAGEEGVLGEEEEREILPAIVEAKAFGFQIEGPFPSDSFFGRPDSQAFEVVIAMYHDQGLIPVKMDGFKDLVHLTLGLPFVRTSVPHGTAYDIAGKGVADPSGLIRAIVMAARLSQRKEWQTESEGPPSKAPS
- a CDS encoding peptidyl-prolyl cis-trans isomerase — translated: MKRNLFILGLLVLIGLTQCKKNGEETLGRRELVRINGRSITIEEFHQLSERQPLEGKMRLLDEKGMRDFLENYVITREVLFQEAKRRGFDKKEEILAKVEDFRRAMMIDGLIEEVLKGRGEVTEEEVQRYYRENKALFTEPLEIKIRHIVVNSEPVLKEVLTRLSRGESFEKLASTYNIDRSREDGGNLGFIRRGQLAPSFAQFEEAAFSLRNKGDISEVVRTPYGYHLIQLEEVRGTHLRPFEQVKEKIRLFLQAKKRQEAYLEYVREAKARAKILINEKLWAEEEKRGERAKEEKR
- a CDS encoding peptidyl-prolyl cis-trans isomerase, which translates into the protein MRRGLSYLGIWTFCLLWGCGVWERGLPDHLLAQIDGETISVEEFNRALKSLVIDLKPEGNRRDWKELQRALLDQLIDQKILSKEARRAGIRVTAEELNQALLDIQKDYPGEGLGEALGLRGMSLEEWKGRLEEKLLAEKMARNMRQYHGKIDEKAVREFYDTHRSLFRIPRRVRVRQIVVADGNEAILLQKRLKKGESFEKLAREKSIGPERVKGGDLGYFSEGEMPAEFDIVFSMEVGAISEVIKSPYGYHLFKVEEKLEPREIPFEEAKRSIQEKLERERGEEAYQRWLKELRSKAKVKVNKKWLRS
- the mfd gene encoding transcription-repair coupling factor, with translation MAEFHSLPAWLESGAYRESKRSAVTGLKGSSKALLLSLWTERKKGKVLVITAHQRDAEYLLEDFRFFDRRPNEAAILFPQWETLPYDEIPPHPEIIRKRVHALFRLMEEEDLVVFSPVKALLQKVLTPSDLRSTTFILKRGEEVDRDRLVQFFGEAGYTPVSVVEERGDFSVRGAIVDCFSPLYEEPLRFEFDGDRLESIRRFDVESQRSLKGTEVETATLLPARDLSKILSQGTAASLFDYLRRGGWVFIVEGDEVMSEAESYTRMVEAHYEKARLKKATVPFPEDLYLPSEEFRQRLEAFKVISLQEGPIAPLGFDRIDSIDFEGNEDLQREVRSFFETGRARPKESPLSVLLSPLRQWLKEGRRVFLVSHTPNQAERMAELLSHYEIPSRIELEKRFHEVSEEQGMVHLLTGRLSRGFRTKGEGWVLLTEEEIFGERRRYKEERGGRRFLKGEVGALSSFSELRENDFVVHTDYGIGIYRGLKHLKIGLSSNDYLLLEYQDADKVYVPVDRLNLIQRYIGGDGSRPRLDKLGGRSWQRAKKRAKEAVTEMVKELLDLYAAREAFTGTAFSPVDASYKEFEATFEYEETPDQLKAIEEVMADMGRPKPMDRLICGDVGFGKTEVALRAAYRAVMDGKQVAFLVPTTVLAQQHYQTFSSRFRNVPVVIEMLSRFKSPGEQKEILKRLGEGKIDIIIGTHRLLQKDVAFQDLGLVVIDEEHRFGVDHKERLKQMRKTVDVITLTATPIPRTLQMAISGIRDLSLIQTPPENRLSIRTFVVRYDDEVIREAILREFDRGGQVFFVHHRVQNIYSMAAHLKALVPEARLAVAHGQMRERELEKVMLRFVRGEHNLLVCTSIIESGLDIPAANTILINHAEQFGLADLYQLRGRVGRGRHQAYAYLLIPSDLALSRDAARRFQALQELSDLGSGFKLALHDLEIRGAGNLLGRAQSGHISAVGLEYYTQLMERAVKELRGEEVVEEITPEIQFHLPAFIPERYVADPEERLRFYRRLSHCRTEEAVEAIRDELLDRYGPIPEETLHLIDVIKVKILLTRLSIRKFEETPSRMVLAFDPSTTVSPQKVIEMVKEGNRKVRLTPDGRLVVEGWSALHPNPFEAAKRLLQRLV
- a CDS encoding nucleotidyltransferase domain-containing protein; this encodes MPKIPSVLKQLRKPSGSLQEGRVAIYLYGSSVAGRLRAESDIDIAILPSYKATGDERLILISQVEGLIAKLLSQHGIRREISVVNLRDKFLSLSLQYKIVTEGL
- a CDS encoding peptidylprolyl isomerase is translated as MALGFPILFLLGAFLPTGQAVVDRIVAVVNQEIITLSEVERMIVHLKPEAEGGDRLEKRQRNHELARMALERLIEERLIDQEARRLGVKVNPKEIEQAIEEIKRKNNATQEDLELTLARDGWTMEGFKKEVEKKLVRTKVVQWAVKVEPNVPEKELKEFYRKHLDRYGTEASYRPAHILFKVPKEATPSEIREIRSKCEKVLARVKAGEDFGEMALLYSEDLSAKDRGDLGVFKQGELLPALEREALRLKVGEVSGIVRTEYGFHILKLLDRKEAAPLPFEEVREKVRQDYLEKEFERGLQQFLARLKEKATIDIKL